From a region of the Desulfuromonadales bacterium genome:
- a CDS encoding xanthine dehydrogenase family protein subunit M — protein MLPNFSYVKAASLKEAIRQLGTDQARVHAGGTDLLGCLHDHVFTAGKLVSISGLEELRGIGPGAGGGLRIGALTTVTQVAEHSEIRRHYPLLAQSAQEVASPQLRRQGTLGGNLCQKPRCWYYRGEFDCLRKGGPTCFAFAGENQYHCILGGKDCYIVHPSDIAPALVALDARVRIAGPGGPREVAVEDFHVPPAVDPQRETALGPQEILTEILLPPPRPGLRSAFRKVRARRSWDFAVAGVALALQVDGDRVGQARVVLSGAAPVPWRAREAEAALTGRKLDAEAAKRAAEAALQGAAPLQHNGYKVALFEGLIEEELRKIAG, from the coding sequence ATGCTGCCGAACTTCAGCTACGTCAAGGCCGCCTCCCTCAAGGAGGCGATCCGTCAGCTCGGCACGGACCAGGCCAGGGTCCACGCCGGCGGCACCGACCTGCTCGGCTGCCTGCACGACCACGTCTTTACCGCCGGCAAGCTGGTGAGCATCAGCGGCCTGGAAGAGCTGCGGGGCATCGGACCCGGCGCCGGGGGCGGCCTGCGCATCGGCGCCCTGACCACCGTCACCCAGGTGGCGGAACATTCGGAGATCCGCCGGCACTATCCCCTGCTCGCCCAGAGCGCTCAGGAGGTGGCCAGCCCCCAGCTGCGCCGCCAGGGGACGCTCGGCGGCAACCTCTGCCAGAAGCCGCGCTGCTGGTACTACCGCGGCGAGTTCGACTGCCTGCGCAAGGGGGGGCCGACCTGTTTCGCCTTCGCCGGCGAAAACCAGTACCACTGCATCCTGGGCGGGAAGGACTGCTACATCGTCCACCCCTCAGACATCGCTCCGGCGCTGGTCGCCCTCGACGCCAGGGTGCGCATCGCCGGCCCGGGCGGCCCCCGGGAGGTGGCAGTGGAAGACTTCCACGTGCCGCCGGCGGTCGACCCGCAGCGGGAGACCGCCCTCGGGCCGCAGGAGATCCTCACCGAGATCCTCCTGCCGCCCCCCCGGCCCGGCCTGCGCAGCGCCTTCCGCAAGGTGCGGGCCCGCCGCTCCTGGGACTTCGCCGTCGCCGGGGTGGCCCTGGCCCTGCAGGTCGACGGCGACCGGGTCGGCCAGGCCCGGGTGGTGCTCAGCGGCGCCGCCCCCGTCCCCTGGCGCGCGCGGGAAGCCGAAGCGGCCCTGACCGGCCGCAAGCTGGATGCGGAGGCGGCGAAACGGGCCGCCGAGGCGGCCCTGCAGGGCGCCGCGCCGCTGCAGCACAACGGCTACAAGGTCGCGCTGTTCGAGGGGCTGATCGAGGAGGAGCTGCGGAAGATCGCCGGCTGA
- a CDS encoding xanthine dehydrogenase family protein molybdopterin-binding subunit, with amino-acid sequence MTDEQKDQYYTRGIPVPETPEPGVAPAPWGQTRIVGERLARVDGYARVSGTAVYPSDVTLPGMLYGAILRSPHPHALVKKVDTGPAATMPGVRAVLSAATPGADLVWPWDKEVRSKLFDPHCRFEGEAVAAVAADTPYQARDALRAIRVEYEVLPFVIDERQALAAGAPQVHSGGNRVKPPETYSRGDVAKGFAEADVVLERQYRTEAELHTPLELHGCVANWEGNALTLWESTQGVYAVQAGVAEVLGMPLSRVRVIGHYVGGGFGSKLRPGKYTVIAALLAKLTARPVKLFLSREETFLAVGNRPPANMKLKAGVKKDGTLTALEFTATASGGAYPAGGANLLDWLVRDLYLCPNVRTETADLYIHGGPARPFRAPGHPQCSWALEQMMDELAEAIGMDPVELRLKNIPVVSQGREGSPPYTSTGLRACIEQGAEAFGWRQARKQAAQGDQKSRLRRGVGMGCCLWAAGGGRPPSTAIVKLFADGSVNLNLGASDIGTGTKTVMALVVAEELGVDPGVIQIENADTGTTQYATPSGGSKTVPTEAPAVRAAAVELKRQLLEMAAGDLGVPAAGLDFESGEIVVRSDRSKKIALTDVSRLKARGVAVGVGYRGPNPEGKVVNPFAAQFCEVEVDTGTGEVRILRFLGTSESGRVMDRLTFDSQVHGGITMGIGLAMSEQRLFDGSQTGKMVNRNWHDYKLPTMLDVPPEMVSLPIDRPDPEANLVGAKGLGEPTTIPTAAAVANAVCHATGVRVANSPIDPLQLSRLLAAAGKEG; translated from the coding sequence ATGACCGACGAGCAGAAGGATCAGTACTACACCCGGGGGATTCCGGTTCCGGAGACGCCGGAGCCGGGCGTCGCGCCGGCGCCCTGGGGCCAGACCCGGATCGTCGGGGAGCGCCTCGCCCGCGTCGACGGCTATGCGCGGGTCAGCGGCACGGCCGTCTATCCCTCCGACGTCACCCTGCCGGGGATGCTCTACGGCGCCATCCTGCGCTCTCCCCATCCCCATGCCCTGGTCAAAAAGGTCGACACCGGGCCGGCGGCGACGATGCCGGGAGTGCGGGCGGTGCTCAGCGCCGCCACGCCGGGCGCCGATCTGGTCTGGCCCTGGGACAAGGAGGTGAGGAGCAAACTCTTCGACCCCCACTGCCGCTTCGAGGGGGAGGCGGTGGCGGCGGTCGCCGCCGACACCCCCTATCAGGCCCGGGATGCGCTGCGGGCGATCCGGGTCGAGTACGAGGTCCTCCCCTTTGTCATCGACGAGCGCCAGGCCCTGGCGGCCGGCGCCCCGCAGGTCCACAGCGGCGGCAACCGGGTCAAGCCGCCCGAAACCTACAGCCGGGGGGACGTGGCGAAGGGGTTCGCCGAGGCCGATGTGGTCCTCGAGCGGCAGTACCGCACCGAGGCCGAGCTGCACACGCCGCTGGAGCTGCACGGCTGCGTGGCCAACTGGGAGGGGAATGCCCTGACCCTCTGGGAGTCGACCCAGGGGGTCTACGCCGTCCAGGCCGGCGTGGCCGAAGTCCTGGGGATGCCGCTGTCGCGGGTGCGGGTCATCGGCCACTATGTCGGCGGCGGCTTCGGTAGCAAGCTGCGGCCCGGCAAGTACACGGTCATCGCCGCCCTGCTGGCGAAGCTGACCGCCCGCCCGGTCAAGCTCTTCCTGAGCCGGGAGGAGACCTTCCTCGCCGTCGGCAACCGGCCGCCGGCCAACATGAAGCTCAAGGCGGGGGTCAAAAAGGACGGCACCCTGACCGCCCTCGAATTCACCGCCACCGCCAGCGGCGGCGCCTACCCGGCCGGGGGGGCCAACCTGCTCGACTGGCTGGTCAGGGACCTCTACCTCTGCCCCAACGTCCGCACCGAGACCGCCGACCTCTACATCCACGGCGGCCCGGCCCGTCCCTTCCGCGCCCCCGGCCATCCCCAGTGCTCCTGGGCGCTGGAGCAGATGATGGACGAGCTGGCCGAGGCGATCGGCATGGACCCGGTCGAACTGCGCCTGAAGAACATCCCCGTGGTCAGTCAGGGGCGGGAAGGGAGTCCACCCTACACCAGCACCGGCCTGCGCGCCTGCATCGAGCAGGGCGCCGAGGCCTTCGGCTGGCGGCAGGCCCGCAAGCAGGCGGCCCAGGGCGACCAGAAGAGCCGTCTGCGGCGCGGCGTCGGCATGGGCTGCTGCCTCTGGGCCGCCGGCGGCGGCCGGCCCCCCTCGACGGCGATCGTCAAGCTCTTCGCCGACGGCAGCGTCAACCTGAACCTCGGGGCCAGCGACATCGGCACCGGCACCAAGACGGTCATGGCTCTGGTGGTAGCCGAAGAGCTGGGGGTCGACCCCGGCGTGATCCAGATCGAGAACGCCGACACCGGCACCACCCAGTACGCCACCCCCAGCGGCGGCAGCAAGACGGTCCCCACCGAGGCGCCGGCGGTGCGCGCCGCCGCTGTCGAGCTCAAGCGGCAGCTGCTGGAGATGGCCGCCGGGGACCTGGGCGTGCCGGCGGCCGGACTCGATTTCGAGAGCGGCGAGATCGTGGTGCGCAGCGACCGGTCGAAAAAGATCGCCCTCACCGACGTCTCCCGCCTGAAGGCGCGGGGGGTGGCCGTCGGCGTCGGCTACCGCGGCCCCAATCCCGAGGGGAAGGTGGTCAACCCCTTCGCCGCCCAGTTCTGCGAGGTGGAGGTCGACACCGGCACCGGCGAGGTGCGTATCCTGCGTTTCCTCGGGACCAGCGAGAGCGGCCGGGTGATGGACCGGCTGACCTTCGACAGTCAGGTGCACGGCGGCATCACCATGGGGATCGGCCTGGCGATGAGTGAGCAGCGGCTGTTCGACGGCAGCCAGACCGGCAAGATGGTGAACAGGAACTGGCACGACTACAAGCTGCCGACCATGCTCGACGTGCCGCCGGAGATGGTCTCGCTCCCCATCGACCGGCCCGACCCGGAGGCGAACCTGGTTGGTGCCAAGGGATTGGGCGAGCCGACGACCATCCCCACCGCGGCGGCCGTCGCCAACGCGGTCTGCCACGCCACCGGCGTCCGGGTGGCGAACTCTCCCATCGACCCGCTGCAGCTCAGCCGGTTGCTGGCCGCCGCCGGAAAGGAGGGCTGA
- a CDS encoding (2Fe-2S)-binding protein: protein MKKKGQDDECACRGGLTRRGFIATVGAGAAAVAVSGKVAVAATADKGVMTAEEMAKVTLRINGRAYRLLVEPRWPLLFVLRERLGLTGTKVGCERGECGACTVLIDGVPRYACLTLAVEAEGHEITTLEGLMRGEELGPTQQAFLEEDGYQCGYCTPGQIMAAEGLLRANPDPSPEEIAREMSGNLCRCGAYPHIVASVRRAAQLRRQERGEP from the coding sequence GTGAAGAAAAAAGGCCAGGATGACGAATGCGCCTGCCGCGGCGGCCTGACCCGCCGCGGCTTCATCGCCACGGTGGGAGCGGGGGCGGCGGCAGTGGCGGTTTCCGGCAAGGTCGCCGTTGCCGCCACCGCCGACAAGGGGGTGATGACCGCTGAGGAGATGGCCAAGGTGACCCTGCGTATCAACGGCCGGGCCTACCGCCTGCTGGTCGAGCCGCGCTGGCCGCTGCTCTTCGTGCTGCGCGAGCGGCTCGGCCTGACCGGCACCAAGGTCGGCTGCGAGCGGGGCGAGTGCGGCGCCTGCACCGTCCTCATCGACGGGGTTCCCCGCTACGCCTGCCTGACCTTGGCGGTGGAGGCCGAAGGGCACGAGATCACCACCCTGGAGGGGCTCATGCGGGGCGAGGAACTCGGCCCCACCCAGCAGGCCTTTCTCGAGGAGGACGGCTACCAGTGCGGCTACTGCACGCCGGGTCAGATCATGGCCGCCGAGGGGCTGTTGCGCGCCAACCCCGACCCTTCCCCGGAGGAGATCGCCCGGGAGATGAGCGGCAACCTCTGCCGCTGCGGCGCCTACCCGCACATCGTCGCCTCCGTCCGGCGGGCGGCGCAGCTGCGGCGCCAGGAGCGAGGTGAGCCATGA
- a CDS encoding lipid-binding SYLF domain-containing protein: MNYRTVALAMCALLLPLGGAVAAGKETAKVELAVTVLEQLTAIPESAIPPELLANAYGIAIVPEVIKVGLVVGGRHGTGVVLVRDDAGRWSNPVFISLTGGSVGWQIGAESTDVVLVFKNRRSIEGMMKGKFTLGVDAGVAAGPVGRRVEGATDVQLKAEIYSYSRSRGIFAGISLEGSALQVDNEANAAFYGRPGIGAGELLAGRDVPTPEAAERLQLTLEKHAGGKRQP, encoded by the coding sequence ATGAACTATCGAACCGTTGCACTTGCGATGTGTGCACTGCTGCTGCCGCTTGGCGGGGCTGTGGCCGCCGGGAAGGAAACGGCAAAGGTTGAGTTGGCCGTGACCGTGCTGGAGCAACTCACGGCCATACCCGAGAGCGCCATTCCGCCGGAGCTGCTCGCCAACGCCTACGGCATCGCCATTGTTCCCGAGGTCATCAAGGTCGGTCTCGTCGTCGGCGGCCGCCACGGGACCGGCGTTGTGCTGGTCAGGGACGATGCGGGACGATGGAGCAACCCTGTCTTCATTTCCCTGACCGGTGGCAGTGTCGGCTGGCAGATCGGCGCCGAATCGACGGACGTCGTGCTGGTTTTTAAAAACAGACGCAGCATCGAGGGGATGATGAAGGGCAAATTCACCCTCGGCGTCGATGCGGGAGTGGCCGCCGGCCCGGTGGGGCGCCGTGTCGAAGGGGCGACCGATGTGCAACTCAAGGCGGAAATCTATTCCTACTCGCGCAGCCGCGGGATTTTCGCCGGAATTTCACTGGAAGGGTCGGCGCTGCAAGTCGACAATGAAGCCAACGCCGCCTTCTACGGGCGACCTGGAATTGGCGCCGGGGAGCTTCTGGCCGGTCGTGACGTCCCCACGCCCGAGGCGGCGGAACGCCTGCAGCTGACGCTTGAAAAGCATGCCGGCGGCAAACGCCAACCCTGA
- a CDS encoding OmpA family protein: protein MSRKWLGTLLCLLCTLLFAGCATRAPLQFQPHPFETGKYAPKIANFQIIFDASDSMDNINNGEQRFPTARNFVNSLNQSIPSDLTYNGGLRSFGHDPRQSQALTALPYGMTRYSRDGLAGGVSSIKQVGGDSPLSAALQAAGADLKSAPGNSAIIVVSDGVKMEDAPAAAARIKSELGDKLCIYTVWIGDSLEGKKNLEGVAKAGQCGTAVAAAALTDPNKFSAFVAQVFLTDKPAPAPAPAPAPAPSPAPAPAPAPVVMDSDGDGVLDDRDQCPGTPKGVIVDDKGCELKLTLRINFDSDKAEIKPEFKSELDKAATFIRKNSQVPYILLAGYTDNIGADEYNQKLSERRAKAVRQALIDNYGIDAGKLVARGYGKAQPAADNATEEGRYQNRRVELICCVVIPD from the coding sequence ATGAGTAGAAAATGGCTAGGAACCTTGTTATGCCTGCTGTGCACTTTGCTGTTCGCCGGTTGCGCTACCCGGGCGCCGCTGCAGTTCCAACCACACCCGTTCGAAACCGGGAAATACGCGCCCAAGATTGCCAATTTCCAGATCATCTTCGACGCCTCGGATAGCATGGACAACATCAATAACGGCGAGCAGAGATTTCCAACGGCCAGGAATTTCGTCAACAGCCTGAATCAGAGCATCCCTTCGGATTTGACTTATAATGGCGGCCTGCGCTCTTTCGGCCACGACCCCAGGCAGTCGCAGGCGTTGACGGCGCTCCCCTACGGCATGACCCGCTACTCCCGCGACGGCCTCGCCGGCGGAGTGAGCAGCATCAAGCAGGTCGGCGGCGATAGTCCACTGTCGGCGGCGCTGCAAGCCGCGGGTGCCGATCTGAAGTCTGCGCCGGGCAACAGCGCGATCATCGTCGTCAGCGACGGCGTGAAGATGGAAGACGCTCCGGCCGCTGCCGCCAGGATCAAGTCTGAGTTGGGCGATAAACTCTGCATCTACACGGTCTGGATAGGCGACAGCCTGGAAGGCAAGAAGAACCTCGAAGGCGTCGCCAAGGCCGGCCAATGCGGCACGGCAGTGGCAGCCGCGGCACTGACCGATCCCAACAAATTCTCGGCGTTTGTGGCACAGGTCTTCCTGACCGACAAACCAGCCCCGGCCCCGGCCCCGGCACCAGCGCCGGCTCCTTCTCCCGCGCCGGCACCAGCCCCGGCACCGGTGGTCATGGACAGCGATGGTGACGGCGTACTCGATGATCGGGATCAATGCCCCGGCACCCCGAAGGGAGTCATCGTCGACGACAAGGGTTGCGAACTGAAACTCACCCTGCGCATCAACTTCGACTCCGACAAGGCGGAGATCAAGCCCGAGTTCAAGTCCGAACTGGACAAGGCGGCCACGTTCATCCGGAAGAACAGTCAGGTCCCCTATATTCTTCTGGCGGGATATACGGACAACATCGGTGCTGACGAGTACAATCAGAAGCTTTCCGAGCGGCGGGCAAAGGCCGTACGCCAGGCACTGATCGACAACTACGGCATCGACGCCGGCAAGCTGGTCGCCAGAGGCTACGGCAAAGCCCAGCCGGCCGCCGACAATGCCACGGAAGAAGGACGCTACCAGAACCGTCGGGTGGAACTCATTTGCTGCGTGGTCATTCCTGACTGA
- a CDS encoding TerB family tellurite resistance protein has product MLNHIKSLLGGGPAREPAREHERLQVATCVVLLEMAHADEEFHAMEQTLVRDLLQRKFDISDQDVTELIDYAREQRQQSLDLFQFTRQIKEHFSRPEKLEMMDALWRLIYADGVLDKYEDYLVRQVATLLGLAHGEMIEAKVKVLDELRPDRPARQSPTT; this is encoded by the coding sequence ATGCTGAACCATATCAAATCTCTCCTCGGCGGCGGTCCGGCCCGGGAGCCGGCGCGGGAACATGAACGCCTCCAGGTGGCAACCTGTGTCGTACTGCTGGAAATGGCGCACGCCGATGAGGAGTTCCACGCCATGGAGCAGACGCTGGTCCGCGACCTGCTGCAGCGCAAGTTCGATATCTCCGATCAGGACGTTACCGAGCTGATCGACTATGCCCGGGAGCAGCGGCAGCAAAGCCTCGACCTCTTCCAGTTCACCCGCCAGATCAAGGAGCATTTCTCCCGCCCGGAAAAGCTGGAAATGATGGATGCTCTCTGGCGCCTCATCTACGCCGACGGGGTGCTCGACAAGTACGAAGACTATCTGGTTCGCCAGGTGGCCACGCTGCTGGGTCTCGCCCACGGCGAGATGATCGAGGCCAAGGTGAAGGTTCTAGATGAACTCCGCCCGGACCGCCCTGCCCGCCAGTCACCCACAACATGA
- a CDS encoding DUF190 domain-containing protein, with translation MAKLEGEQILMRIFVGESDRWEHKPLYEALVELFRREGFAGATVLKGAMGFGARSVMHTDKVLRLSGDLPVVIEVIDSQEKIDAVRPFLDRMVKGGMITLERAWVIRYTGA, from the coding sequence ATGGCAAAGCTCGAAGGCGAACAGATCCTGATGCGCATCTTTGTCGGCGAGAGTGACCGCTGGGAGCACAAACCTCTGTACGAGGCCCTGGTGGAGCTCTTCCGCCGGGAGGGGTTCGCCGGGGCCACTGTTCTCAAGGGGGCGATGGGATTCGGCGCCCGCAGCGTGATGCACACCGACAAGGTGCTGCGCCTCTCCGGAGACCTGCCGGTGGTCATCGAGGTCATCGACAGCCAGGAGAAGATCGATGCCGTTCGCCCCTTTCTCGACCGCATGGTCAAGGGAGGGATGATCACCCTTGAGCGGGCGTGGGTGATCCGCTATACCGGCGCGTAG
- the crcB gene encoding fluoride efflux transporter CrcB, protein MQVAYIGIFGALGCLARYFVSGWTYALAGRGLPYGTLVVNVVGSLLIGLIMEGSLRSTLLSSELRLGLTVGFLGGFTTFSTFSYETFRLLEEGSLLQAGANILLNVTICIVCAGLGILLARQL, encoded by the coding sequence ATGCAAGTTGCTTACATCGGCATCTTCGGTGCCCTCGGATGTCTGGCGCGCTACTTCGTCTCGGGGTGGACCTATGCTCTGGCGGGACGCGGACTCCCCTACGGCACCCTGGTGGTCAATGTCGTCGGCTCCTTGCTCATCGGTCTGATCATGGAAGGGAGCCTGCGCAGCACTCTGCTCTCGTCCGAACTTCGCCTCGGCCTCACCGTCGGTTTTCTGGGCGGATTCACCACCTTTTCCACCTTCTCCTACGAAACCTTCCGCCTGCTCGAAGAGGGGAGCCTGCTGCAGGCAGGAGCCAATATCCTGCTCAACGTCACCATCTGCATCGTCTGCGCCGGCCTGGGAATCCTTCTGGCGCGGCAATTGTAG